Proteins co-encoded in one Gracilimonas sediminicola genomic window:
- a CDS encoding S1C family serine protease — translation MKRKDLILTAILLIMIGITAGTLIALYTINEELAPLAEVRTTEITQGNEPFITDEELEGADARFLFKKIAEEVTPTVVYIEAIVPIDEAVPQDENHEFDGEENDGESIWDRLMPRRARTVGSGVLITTDGYILTNYHVIEGAVEKGLRVVLNDKREYPAKVVGIDSSTDLAVIKINGENLPKVTIGDSETLDVGEWVLAIGNPFRLRSTVTAGIVSALSRDVQIIDDRMRIESFIQTDAAINKGNSGGALVNTSGQLIGINTAIASQTGAYQGYGFAVPSNLAIKVAKDLIEYGEVRRALLGVSIAGVDYDRAIEKGMETVRGVEILGTSEEGAASQAGIIPGDVVLSVNGKEVYEANQLQQQVAVMSPGEVVTLNILRDGREMEKDVTLKLLEPEPIPEISANETPIDPREIPEGNNEGVMYQEFDLGFRVMALAKAEDVQKFDLIIDQVYKYSEAWNRGLRQDQQIIKIEEEKVEDLSSLEELMRRYLNEKGSVTLEIINEEDARGFIELKRN, via the coding sequence ATGAAACGTAAAGATTTAATACTCACTGCCATTTTGCTGATAATGATCGGGATTACGGCCGGCACGCTTATCGCGTTATACACCATCAACGAAGAATTAGCTCCTCTGGCAGAAGTTCGGACTACAGAAATCACTCAAGGCAACGAACCTTTTATCACTGATGAAGAGCTGGAGGGTGCCGATGCCAGGTTCCTCTTCAAAAAGATAGCTGAAGAAGTCACGCCAACGGTCGTTTATATAGAAGCTATTGTTCCCATTGACGAAGCCGTACCCCAAGACGAAAACCATGAATTTGATGGGGAAGAAAATGATGGGGAAAGCATTTGGGATCGGTTGATGCCCCGCCGGGCCCGAACTGTTGGCTCGGGTGTATTGATTACCACCGATGGGTATATTCTCACCAACTATCACGTAATTGAAGGGGCGGTAGAGAAAGGGCTAAGGGTAGTATTAAATGATAAGCGAGAATACCCAGCAAAAGTAGTAGGCATTGATTCGAGTACGGATTTAGCGGTTATTAAAATTAATGGTGAGAATTTACCCAAAGTAACTATCGGAGACTCAGAAACGCTGGATGTGGGGGAATGGGTGTTGGCGATTGGAAATCCATTCAGGTTAAGATCTACGGTAACGGCCGGTATTGTAAGTGCCCTAAGCCGGGATGTGCAGATTATTGATGACCGAATGAGAATCGAAAGTTTTATTCAAACGGATGCTGCCATTAACAAAGGAAACAGTGGCGGGGCGTTGGTCAATACCAGCGGACAGCTGATTGGCATCAATACGGCGATAGCTTCTCAAACCGGCGCCTATCAGGGATATGGATTTGCGGTACCCAGCAACCTGGCGATTAAAGTAGCCAAAGACCTGATTGAATATGGGGAGGTTCGTCGCGCGCTGTTGGGAGTATCTATCGCTGGTGTGGATTATGATCGTGCCATCGAAAAGGGAATGGAAACCGTAAGAGGAGTTGAAATACTGGGTACATCAGAAGAAGGGGCAGCATCCCAAGCCGGTATTATTCCGGGCGATGTGGTACTCAGCGTAAATGGGAAAGAAGTTTATGAAGCCAATCAACTTCAGCAACAGGTTGCTGTAATGAGCCCGGGAGAAGTGGTAACTCTGAACATTCTTAGGGATGGAAGAGAAATGGAAAAGGACGTAACGCTGAAGTTACTGGAACCCGAGCCCATTCCGGAAATTTCCGCCAACGAAACCCCGATAGACCCGCGTGAGATTCCGGAGGGTAATAACGAGGGGGTAATGTACCAGGAGTTTGATTTGGGATTCCGGGTGATGGCCCTTGCCAAAGCCGAAGATGTTCAGAAATTTGATTTAATCATTGATCAGGTTTACAAATATTCAGAGGCCTGGAACAGGGGGCTTCGGCAAGATCAACAGATTATAAAAATAGAAGAAGAAAAGGTTGAAGATCTCTCCAGTTTAGAAGAACTTATGCGCCGATATTTAAATGAAAAAGGATCGGTGACGCTGGAAATCATAAACGAAGAAGATGCCCGCGGTTTCATCGAGTTAAAAAGAAATTAA
- a CDS encoding DUF3307 domain-containing protein, whose protein sequence is MDDLFLMLVLAHLLGDFLLQPTRWIEERRQKKWKAGPLYLHGFVHITLAFGALWLAGFSVFWYLAILIGGTHILIDPIKAFAKKKRLSFFLDQLIHLLVIALTTLIISNFNFPEISLSSVEWKVIVAFVFVTKPASILITQLLPDDWGPQPRSKEIKPAQDDNGLENAGEYIGILERLLILGFILTNNWSGIGFLLAAKSVFRFSDLQKAEQRKQTEYIMIGTLLSFSLAIVAGWWATF, encoded by the coding sequence ATGGATGATTTATTTTTGATGCTGGTTCTCGCTCATCTGCTCGGAGATTTCCTTCTTCAACCCACCCGCTGGATAGAGGAGCGACGGCAAAAGAAATGGAAGGCAGGTCCACTCTACCTTCACGGCTTTGTTCATATAACCCTTGCTTTTGGCGCTTTATGGCTGGCCGGATTTTCGGTTTTCTGGTACCTGGCTATTCTGATTGGCGGAACACACATTCTGATTGACCCCATCAAAGCGTTTGCTAAAAAGAAGCGGTTATCTTTTTTCCTTGATCAGTTGATCCACTTATTGGTTATTGCCCTTACCACTCTCATCATTAGTAATTTTAACTTTCCGGAGATATCCCTGAGTTCGGTAGAATGGAAGGTGATCGTGGCTTTCGTATTTGTAACAAAGCCTGCTTCTATACTTATTACTCAACTTTTGCCTGATGACTGGGGACCACAGCCCCGATCAAAAGAAATAAAACCTGCGCAAGATGACAATGGACTGGAAAATGCCGGTGAGTATATCGGCATCCTGGAGCGCTTGTTGATTTTGGGCTTTATCCTTACCAACAACTGGAGCGGCATCGGGTTTTTGCTGGCAGCTAAATCGGTATTCCGATTCAGCGACCTTCAAAAAGCCGAGCAGAGAAAACAAACTGAATATATTATGATTGGCACTCTGCTCAGCTTTAGTTTGGCTATAGTGGCCGGTTGGTGGGCTACTTTTTAG
- the recO gene encoding DNA repair protein RecO, producing MISHTQVIILRVIDYQESSKILTVLSAEHGKIALIAKGAKKPKSKLAGILEIGAVLDVVYYYKPNRGVQTLTEASVQYSTDRFRKDFEKAAILYSTLEIVSQLVHDNEVNKPVFEFSRNFIEWLGDSKETYPSVFAYVQLRLAEISGIGLISGLTEIPDQAYLNVSSGKISEQSEDELSYKLTAAQTRFLILGMSTKSKNIFKVGLENGELRQLVHHLDVYFKYHIEGYQERRSDSIFEQML from the coding sequence ATGATTTCACACACCCAGGTTATTATTTTACGGGTTATCGATTACCAGGAGTCGAGCAAGATTCTTACGGTACTTTCTGCAGAGCACGGCAAGATTGCCCTGATAGCTAAAGGAGCAAAGAAGCCAAAAAGTAAACTGGCCGGCATTCTCGAAATTGGCGCTGTTCTGGATGTGGTTTACTATTACAAACCGAACCGGGGAGTACAAACTCTTACCGAAGCTTCTGTACAGTATTCAACCGATCGGTTTCGAAAAGACTTTGAGAAAGCGGCCATTTTATACTCCACCCTGGAAATTGTATCACAATTAGTTCACGATAATGAGGTTAACAAACCGGTATTTGAGTTCAGTAGAAATTTTATTGAATGGCTGGGCGATTCCAAGGAAACTTATCCTTCCGTATTTGCGTACGTTCAGCTCCGTTTGGCAGAAATTTCAGGAATTGGTTTAATCAGTGGATTGACCGAGATTCCCGATCAGGCTTACTTGAATGTGTCGAGCGGAAAAATTTCGGAACAGTCGGAAGATGAATTGTCTTATAAACTAACAGCTGCCCAAACGCGGTTTTTAATTTTAGGAATGTCCACAAAAAGTAAGAATATTTTTAAAGTAGGTTTAGAGAATGGAGAGCTCAGGCAACTTGTTCACCATTTAGATGTTTATTTTAAATACCACATTGAAGGATATCAGGAACGAAGGTCGGATTCCATTTTTGAACAGATGCTATAG
- a CDS encoding SatD family protein, producing the protein MIAVLTGDIVYSTSAESSETWLPDLKEIFARIEDRFELTGNGAEMHRGDGFQLGLHDPRQALRVAFIIRAGLIKSTKTGLKMDTRIAIGIGEYAYLENSVNESFGDAFTRSGHALDEMKNTDDRLALSSDSSDFDSEMYVSLTFADMFIKNWSQADAEIAWYIWMEDLTQSEIAKELNISQPAVSKRKKRAHIDEFELLLNRFETKTKYM; encoded by the coding sequence ATGATTGCAGTGCTAACGGGAGATATTGTTTATTCGACTTCAGCTGAAAGCTCAGAAACCTGGCTTCCTGATCTGAAAGAGATTTTTGCGCGTATAGAAGATCGTTTTGAATTAACAGGAAATGGTGCGGAAATGCATCGTGGAGACGGATTCCAGCTTGGACTCCATGATCCCCGGCAGGCACTAAGAGTTGCCTTTATTATAAGAGCCGGACTTATTAAATCAACCAAAACCGGTCTCAAAATGGATACCCGCATTGCTATTGGTATCGGAGAATATGCTTATCTGGAAAACAGCGTGAATGAATCGTTCGGAGATGCTTTTACCCGTTCCGGCCATGCCCTCGATGAAATGAAAAATACAGACGACCGCCTTGCTTTATCGTCCGACAGTTCTGACTTTGACAGCGAAATGTACGTTAGCCTTACTTTTGCGGATATGTTCATCAAAAACTGGTCGCAGGCGGATGCTGAAATTGCATGGTACATCTGGATGGAGGATTTAACTCAATCTGAGATTGCCAAAGAGTTGAATATTTCCCAACCGGCGGTATCAAAACGAAAAAAAAGAGCTCATATTGATGAGTTTGAACTATTGTTGAATCGGTTTGAAACCAAAACCAAATACATGTGA